ACTTGAAGCGCATCGGCGGTATCCACTAACCTGGAGAGGCAGATGCGCGCAATCCAACGTGCAAGCGGCAACAATGCAGTGAACACCGGGACGTGCGTGCGGCCCGGCGGCAAGTACCGGATCAACGCCGAGGCCGGCGTGTCGCTGTCCGGGCTGATCGTGGTGCTGGTCGTGCTGGGCGCCCTGGCGCTGCTGGCGATCAAGGTCACCCCGGCTTACCTGGAATATCGCGCCATCAAGGGGGCGATCGTCCAGGCCAAGGCCGCCGGCGGCACCGTGCGCGAGATACAAGCGGCGTTCGACCGCAACGCCGGCATCAACAGCGTCACGTCCGTCAGCGGGCGCGATCTCTTGATCAGCCGCGAGAACGGCACGACCGAAGTCGGTTTCGCCTACGAAAAGCGTATTCCGCTGGCCGGCAACGCCAGCCTGCTGCTCGACTTCGCCGGCACCACCGACCCCAGCGGTGTGGTCGCCACGGCCGACGGCACCAAGTAACCAGCCGTGCAGGGCGGGTAGGGATACCGGCTCGCGCCGGCCCAACCAGATTGATACGACAATGAATCTTCAGTTATTGCAGACACGCCTCGGTTACACCTTCCAGGATCCCGGCCTGCTGCAGCAGGCGCTGACCCACCGTAGCCACAGCAGCCTGCATAACGAGCGCCTCGAGTTCCTCGGCGATTCGATCCTGAACTGCGTGGTCGCCTCGGTGCTCTACGAGCGCTTCGCGGCGCTGCCCGAAGGCGACCTGTCGCGCCTGCGCGCCAACCTGGTCAAGCAGCAATCGCTGTTCGAGATCGCCCAGAAGCTGGAATTGTCGCAGTTCCTGCGCCTCGGCGAAGGCGAACTCAAGTCGGGCGGTTTCCGCCGCCCGTCGATCCTGGCCGACACGCTGGAAGCGCTGCTGGGCGCGATCTTCCTCGACAGCGGCTTCGAATCCGCGCGCGCGGTGATCCGCGCGTTCTACATTCCGCTGCTGGACTCGGTCGACCCGCGCACCCTGGGCAAGGATGCCAAGACCTTGTTGCAGGAATTTTTGCAGAGCAAAAAGATTTCGCTGCCGACCTATAACGTGGTGGCCACCCACGGCGCCGCCCATAGCCAGGAATTCGAGATCGAGTGCCTGGTGCCCAAGCTCGGTATCCAAGTCTACGGCCGCGGCGGCAGCCGGCGCGCCGGCGAGCAGGCCGCGGCGCGCCTGGCGCTGGAAGTGGCCGAACAGGCGGCGCACAAGAACCCGGCGGGCGCGCGCAAGTCCAAGCCGCGTGCGGCGCAACTGAAGCTGGCCGGCATTGCGACGGACCAAAGCGCGGAACAAAGCATCGACCGGCGTGGCGCCCAGGCCGGCGCCCAGAGCGAGCTGTCCTTGCAGGCAGACGAACACCCATCCAAGCAACACCAGGCAGGAAGCAAGCAAGCATGAGCACCCAGAAACCCGTCGACACCGATCTCGACCTCCCGAACACCGAGCGCGATCTCCCGATCAACCAGGACGAGGGCGCTGGCGCCGATGTCGACGCTGTTGCCGACGCTAATGCCGATGCCGGCGAGGCTGCCGGGCAAGCCGATGCCGCCGTCGCGCACGACGACAACTTCCGCTGCGGCTACATCGCCATCGTCGGCCGTCCGAACGTCGGCAAGTCGACGCTGATGAACGTGCTGATCGGCGCCAAGGTCTCGATCACATCGCGCAAGGCGCAGACCACGCGCCACCGCATCACCGGCATCCAGACCCGCGACGACGCCCAGTTCATCTACGTCGATACGCCCGGTTTCCAGACCCGCCACGCGAACGCGCTCAACAAGACCCTCAACAAGACGGTGTCGAACACGCTGACCGCCAGCGACGTGATCCTGTTCCTGGTGGAGGCCGGCACCTTCGGTCCGGCCGACCAGCAGGTGCTCGACATGCTGCCGAAAAACGTGCCGGTGATCCTGGTGATCAACAAGTCGGACCGCATGAAGGACAAGGCGGAATTGATGCCGTTCGCCGCCAAGGTGGCCGGGCTGCGCGATTTCACCGCGATCGTGCCGGTGTCGGCCAAGCTGCGCTTCCAGGTCGACGCGCTCGAAGGCGAGATCCGCCGCCACCTGCCGCAGAATCCGCCGGTGTTCGGCCCGGACGACATCACCGACCGCAGCGAGAAATTCCTGGCGGCCGAGATCGTGCGCGAAAAGGTGTTTCGCTTGCTGGGCGACGAGCTGCCCTATACCAGCACCGTGCTGATCGAGCAGTTCCAGCAGGAGGGCAACCTGCGCCGCATCTTCGCCGCCATCCTGGTCGAGCGCGATACGCATAAGTCGATGATCATCGGTAACAAGGGCGCGCGCCTGAAGGAGATTTCGACCCAGT
The genomic region above belongs to Massilia forsythiae and contains:
- a CDS encoding DUF4845 domain-containing protein, with product MRAIQRASGNNAVNTGTCVRPGGKYRINAEAGVSLSGLIVVLVVLGALALLAIKVTPAYLEYRAIKGAIVQAKAAGGTVREIQAAFDRNAGINSVTSVSGRDLLISRENGTTEVGFAYEKRIPLAGNASLLLDFAGTTDPSGVVATADGTK
- the rnc gene encoding ribonuclease III, which codes for MNLQLLQTRLGYTFQDPGLLQQALTHRSHSSLHNERLEFLGDSILNCVVASVLYERFAALPEGDLSRLRANLVKQQSLFEIAQKLELSQFLRLGEGELKSGGFRRPSILADTLEALLGAIFLDSGFESARAVIRAFYIPLLDSVDPRTLGKDAKTLLQEFLQSKKISLPTYNVVATHGAAHSQEFEIECLVPKLGIQVYGRGGSRRAGEQAAARLALEVAEQAAHKNPAGARKSKPRAAQLKLAGIATDQSAEQSIDRRGAQAGAQSELSLQADEHPSKQHQAGSKQA
- the era gene encoding GTPase Era, whose amino-acid sequence is MSTQKPVDTDLDLPNTERDLPINQDEGAGADVDAVADANADAGEAAGQADAAVAHDDNFRCGYIAIVGRPNVGKSTLMNVLIGAKVSITSRKAQTTRHRITGIQTRDDAQFIYVDTPGFQTRHANALNKTLNKTVSNTLTASDVILFLVEAGTFGPADQQVLDMLPKNVPVILVINKSDRMKDKAELMPFAAKVAGLRDFTAIVPVSAKLRFQVDALEGEIRRHLPQNPPVFGPDDITDRSEKFLAAEIVREKVFRLLGDELPYTSTVLIEQFQQEGNLRRIFAAILVERDTHKSMIIGNKGARLKEISTQSRIDMEKLFGGPVYLEIWVKVKSGWADNEAGLRAYGYE